GACCTATGCGCCAGAAGCCCTAGCGAATCCTGAAGAACTTCAGCAGCAAATCACCGAGATTCAAGCGCAGGATCCCGAGTCACCTTTGCTAGAAAGCCTCTACGAAAGTTTGGGGGAAACCTATTACAAGCGACTTCAGCAGGGACAAGCCGTCGATCGACAAAAAGAGCAGGAACTGGCGATCGTTGCTTTCCAAGAAGCAATCTCTCGCCGTGAAGCCCTAGAAGACTTGACCCCTCTCGCTGTCAGTCTGAGCTATTTGGCGTTATTGTACGATTCCATGGGGCGTTATGGGGAAGCGGAACCCTTATTTCAGCGGGCCTTGCAGATCCGTGAGGCCCAACTCGGCCCCGACCATCCCGATACCGCCACCAGCTTGAATAACTTGGCGCTATCGTACCGTTCCATGGGGCGTTATGGGGAAGCAGAACCCTTATATCAACGGGCTTTACAGATCCGTGAAGCCCAACTCGGCCCCGACCATCCCGATACCGCCACCAGCTTGAATAACATAGCGGCATTGTACGATTTCATAGGGCATTATGGGGAAGCGGAACCGTTATATCAACGGGCCTTGCAGATCCGCGAAGCTCAACTCGGTCCTGACCATGCCGATACCGCTACTAGCTTGAATAACATGGCGGTATTGTATCGTTCTACGGGGCGTTACGGAGAAGCGGAACCGTTATATCAACGGGCCTTGCAGATCCGCGAAGCCCAACTCGGCCCTGACCATCCCGATACCGCCACCAGCTTGAATAACATAGCGGAATTGTATCGTTCTATGGGGCGTTATGGGGAAGCGGAACCCTTATATCAACGGGCCTTGCAGATCCGTGAAGCCCAACTCGGCCCCGACCATCCCGATACCGCACAAAGCTTGAATAACTTGGCGGGATTGTACGATTCCATGGGGCGTTATGGGGAAGCGGAGCCCTTATATCAACGGGCCTTGCAGATCAGCGAAGCCCAACTCGGCCCCGACCATCCTTCTACCGCCACTAGCTTGAATAACATAGCGGCATTGTATCGTTCCATGGGGCATTATGGGGAAGCGGAACCGTTATATCAACGAGCCTTGCAGATCCGCGAAGCCCAACTCGGCCCCGACCATCCCTCTACTGCTACCAGCTTGAATAATTTGGCGGCATTGTACGATTCCATGGGGCGTTATGGGGAAGCGGAACCCTTGTATTTGAGGACGCTAGCAATTTTTATGAATGTTCTGGGTAAAACCCATCCCAAT
This genomic window from Alkalinema sp. FACHB-956 contains:
- a CDS encoding tetratricopeptide repeat protein codes for the protein MADQERRDRENQRNFRKLILSVRAGLGRLDLLLVVCDNPSYRDELIRQYEQELQGKDITCLRVRLQPEQPSLKQALLELGTREAVLHGDLPVVVTVLGADQLLAARLGEEKSARERLFFSLQWTREALRQFQFPLILWLTEEMTRQLAQQAPDFWSWRGGVFEFVRPMVWQTEAGGQRQWGREATTYAPEALANPEELQQQITEIQAQDPESPLLESLYESLGETYYKRLQQGQAVDRQKEQELAIVAFQEAISRREALEDLTPLAVSLSYLALLYDSMGRYGEAEPLFQRALQIREAQLGPDHPDTATSLNNLALSYRSMGRYGEAEPLYQRALQIREAQLGPDHPDTATSLNNIAALYDFIGHYGEAEPLYQRALQIREAQLGPDHADTATSLNNMAVLYRSTGRYGEAEPLYQRALQIREAQLGPDHPDTATSLNNIAELYRSMGRYGEAEPLYQRALQIREAQLGPDHPDTAQSLNNLAGLYDSMGRYGEAEPLYQRALQISEAQLGPDHPSTATSLNNIAALYRSMGHYGEAEPLYQRALQIREAQLGPDHPSTATSLNNLAALYDSMGRYGEAEPLYLRTLAIFMNVLGKTHPNTQTVQNNYRYLLQQTLAAGKAEELSDHPMTQAILEELRQI